The sequence TCGCCGTCGCCATTAAACGCAATATCATACGCATTCCGAAATCCGCTGCCCACAACTTCAAACGCGCTCCCATCAGGTGCCATTCTTGCAACCCAGCCACCGGGAGCCATGCGTTCGTTTGCATGGCCACGCGGATCCACAACGGAAGGCAATAATTGATCTTCCAGCCAGGGCGTCGCGTGGCGCTTCGTGTACGTCTCCGGCAGATCGGTGTGGTTGCCGGCGATCATATACAATGAAGCGCCATCGGGCCCCGGGATGATCGAATGCGGCCCATGCTCCCCCCAACCTTCAAATTGTTTTAGCATTTCGATGTGATCCAGGTTGTCATCACCATCTGTATCAGTAACCCGGTATACGCCACTTGAATTACCTTCAACACCATCCCGACTGTTTACAACAACATACAATGCATCGAACGCCCACAACAAACCATTTGCTTTACCGATAGCCAGGTCAACCTTTTCAGCGATGAGCATCCCATCGCCGCCAATTTCAGGGATTTGCATGCGATACAAATCGCCATGTTGATCAGAGGCATACAGCCGGCCTTGCGGATCAAACGCCAATGCAACCCAGGTACCTTTTTTCACGCTTGATGGCGCGTAGAGGTGCTCATAAGCAAACCCTGCCGGCAGCTCTACAACCGGAGGTGTTTCTTCTTCCCCGCTTTCTCTGGTGGTCTGACAAGCAAACAGCACCAGCGATAAAACCAGACATAATGCTAGCGCAAACGCATGAGAAGAGTTGAAGGGCTTCATGACTTCGAGGGTAATTTGAATACACAGTGGCTTGCCCCGTCCAAAAGGAAGGGCTGCCTAAGTATAACAAATCACCCGCAAAAAGTGCGGAAACCCGAACCACACATCAGGTGCCTGTTATGTTATGGATTTGACGCAAGTGATGCCGGAGGTGGTTTATGTAGTCTTCTACCAAGTAAGCCAATGTTGTCGACTCATTTTCGGGCACAGTCTGCCATGCAATTTTGTGCAGACTGTGCGGGTGTCGCTGCTGGCTGGCAACGCTTGCTGGCACGCGCTCAACTAACCGGGCAATTTTGAGGTTGTAGCGCCGCCAAAAAGTAACAAGCTCCTGCCAATCAGCTTCAGCATAACCCTGCAGTTCAACCCATAACGCTTGCGCATACCCATCAAAAACCAGGGTCTCTTGTAGCTGGGCACGCACAAACCGACCGTGGTTAATGGATGCAGAGTCGATCAGGTGCCCCAGTATTTCTTTAGGGCTCCATTTCCCGGGCGCAGGAGGCTTTTCGGCAACCGCTTCTGATAATGCAGCTAGCGTTGGCGCCGTATCCTCAACAAGTGTGCGTAAAACTTCAGCCAAATCTTTCATTTTACCATAGTGTAACCAGGATGACAACCATCACCGCAACCAGCAAAGACGCTGCAACCCGGTAGTCCTGGTACCACGACAGATCTGAACGGGATGGTTTGAGCAAGTCGGCATGATACGTATAGGCAGCCACTTTCTCTGGGTCTGTTGGAGCCGTCATGTAACTGGCTATAAAAAAGATGGCTGTACTCACCGCGAATGTAATGCCTACGTTGATGGTGTAATGGATATTCCAAAGACCAACCTGCGCAAGGAGGAATGTAGCAATACTCCACGCGGTGCCACCAAAGAGCGTCCATATTGCGCCGGCTGCGTTACCACGTTTGAAGAAAACGCCTACGAGAAACAACACAGCAATGGGGGGCACTACAACGGAAAACATTTGCTGGATATACGCCCAGATACCGCCGAACTGAGCAATCATTGGCGCCCACAAGGCAGCGATTACCATGAGGACAAGCGTGATGATACGGCCATAACGCGTCACCTGTGCCTCGGTAATTTGAGGCCGCGCCGGCTTGATAAAATCAACCACAAGCAGCGTCGAGGCTGAGTTCAGCGTAGAGTCCACGCTCGACATAATCGCAGCAATCAGGCCAGCCAGTACCAACCCTATCATACCAACCGGTAAAATATTGACCAACGCTGTAGGAAAGACCAGGTCTGGGTTCGAGAGTCCGGGAAACAGCTGAATGGCCATCGCGCCGGGGATCACCATAATGAAGAGGGGGAGCACCTTCAGGAAGCCGGCCAGCATGGCACCCCATCGTGCGTGTTCAATATCTTTTGCACCAAGTACCCGCTGCACGATGTACTGGTTTGTCACCCAGTACCAGAAGCCGAGTAATTGTACCCCAAGCAAGAGGCCCGGCCACGGCAAAGAAGCATCATCAATCGGCTGAACAATCGACATATGCCCCTCTGGCACAGCAGCAAGAACATTGTCCCACGAAAAGCCAAGATCTCTAAACATTTTGTATGCAAGGGTGCCACAACCAATAATGAGAATAAGGGCCTGCAATGCATCGGTGTAGACCACAGCCTTCAGTCCACCCAATGCAGTGTAAAGGCCGGCAATCAGGGCCAGCCCCATGGCCATGGGCCAGAGCCCAATTTCAGGAAAAAAGAGTTGTAAAGTAATTGCGCCGGCATAGAGGGGTGCTGCTACATCAACCAGCAAGTTAAAAATGACCGTAATCATGGAGAAGTAAACCCGCGCCCGACGATCAAAACGAAGCTCCAGGTATTCAGGAATGGTGGTAATGCGGGCCCGCAAATAAAGGGGAATAAAAATGAGTGCACCAATAATAAGCGGTATTCCTGTCATCCATTCATACACCGATTGACTGATACCTGTACTGTAGGCAGCCCCGGCCAGGCCAATGATGGTCGAACTGGAAATATTGGAGGCAAAAAGCGACAGCCCGATAAATCCCCAGGTAAGGGAACGGCCGCCGAGGAAAAGATCATCGCCTGTTTTCGTCTTGGACGCAACCCAAAGACCGATCACGAGAACGACCATGAAATACGCGACAACAATGCCAAGATCAATATTACTTATCGTGGTTTCCATAAAGCTACTTGATTAATGCAAGGTGTTCAGTCTGGTGGCAATTCCTTGTACAACAGTTATCTGTTTGTCACTGTGCAAATGGTTATCGCTCTAACCTGAGCCGGCCTGCTGTGGGGATATCAAACGCGTGTACGCCCGCGTCAAGGTGGCACTGGGCGTGGGATATTTCATTACCCATGCAATCAAAAACTGTGGCTGTGTACGTCCCCGGACCATCAACAGCATCAAGGACAATGCGGTGGGCATCCGTGGCATTAATTACATCCGTGACAACAGCTCCGGCGCGTAGCGGGTAAACCATACTTTGGTATATGCCGGCAATACAGTGGGTGGGGGTATGCGCTTCGAGCAACGGATAGTTTGCCAGCGGTTGCTGGACTTCAAATTGACCAAAAAGAAGTACATCTCTGTGGGCAATCCAGAATTCAGTAAACGTCTTGATCATCTGGCGATGTGCGGCCGGCACATCAGCCATACGGACCGACAACTGGGGTACGGCAAACAACACATTCCAGAGCTGGAGTGCAGCAATTTCAACGGGCTCATCATAGTGCCACGTAACCATATCAGCATGTACAGCGCTGTCTCCAATCAACATGCGCACATCGGTTGTACGGAGACGGTTGGTTACACTATCATGGGGGCAATCAAATGCACGAAACATGTTGCCATATTTGCGCATGACAGGGCCGGCATACCGCTGCCTGAACTCGATCAACACATCGGGTTTGATGGCCCGAAGCTGCTCCATGACGCCTGTTAACAAGGCATCCACGGCCTCATAGATGCATGCATAGTCTCTGCCGGCTACCTGAGACCGTTCAGTGTCTTCGTAGACCCTGAAATCATCGATAAAGTCGAGCTTAAACCCATCCAAATCCCAGTCTTTCAGTGCGCTCGTGTATTTTCCAATCAGATACGCCCGGACCTCGGGGAAGCGCGGATCGAGTACCGGGGCCCAACGATGGGTATGCGTTAAACATTTATCTTTAAACCGTGCATATGCAGCTGACTTCTTGCCTACAAACGGTACAGCATACCAGGTCATGCACTTCATCCCGATCGCGTGTACCTTACGCACAAATTCCGCCATATCCGGAAATCGATCTGGATTCCAGTCGCCGGTAAAATCATAGCCGCGCTGGCTGTCGAGCGTTTGCCAACCATCATCAACAATGATCGTTTTATATCCCAATGGTGCGCATGCCTCACACTCAGCGATGAGCGCTTCCGTCGTGATGCGTTGATGGTAGCTGTACCACGTAGAATAGATGGGATCATGCGCAGCTGGCGGACAAGGCGCCGGCTTTTTATCAGCAAACCCGGCCCACCATGCAGCAACATCCTGCAGTGCCGTGCTAAACGGCTGCGGCCGGCTGTCGATACGCAACAACACTTCTTCGCTTGTGACCGGTGCAAGACACTCCGTAAACAGGGTCACATGGCAGTACACAAACCCATCTTCTTCGCGCACCACAGCGCGCATGGCGGTAGCATGCAATGCGTCGGAACAGGCAAACGTGTGAACATTTGCACTGTCATGCCCAAAAAGACAGATGACAGGCGCATTACGAGAAACACTGGCATCCAGGGTTTCCAACTCCCAGTCAGCACGCAGCCGTTTTTCGTAGAGGGTATCGGGTGTCCACATCCCTTGAATGTTATGCGCCGGGATGCGCCATGACAACGTGATGGGTGCTGGCAACTGCGGCTCGGGTGCAGTCAGTTTAATGTTATACTGAAAAAGGCCGGCACCTAATTCGGATGATTCAACCTCAACGTTACATCCATTTGCAACACCAGTGACAACTACTTCCGGAAGCACAGCACGTAATGCTTGAGAATCAGTCATTTGTTTCATGTGGTACGAGCAGAATACCGAACTGCAACACTGCTCAATTGGAGGGACAAAGTGGGATCAACCGTAATAACAAAACCCGTCTACACGGATCTTCAGGAAAATTGGTATGGTGGATATACCCATCACCCTTATTACACGCATCACAAAACCCGCCAGGCGGTATCCTGCAAACAAGCAGTGCTGAATACGGCGATTGCAGCATTTCTTCAATGGCAAACCGCAGGACAAATTGGTCGGCGGTAATTTGACCCAAGTGCCCGTAGCCGTCTTTTAATTTTGCCCGCTTTTCTGTAGGTTTACTACCGACGCTCGTTAACGTTAACGATCTCCGTCAACATATAGATAAAACCACGTGCTGTCAAGGCAATGAGCAGGGGGTCTGCGGATTATGATGACTGAATTGGCGCAGCGCGTCCACCGTCGGTACAATATCCTTGAAGGTCGTTGGGTGCTGGTCTCTCCCCACCGATCCAATAGACCCTGGCAAGGGCAACGAGAGACGATTGATGTGACTGAGTTACCCAAACATGATGCTACATGCTACCTGTGCCCCGGTAATACGCGGGCAAGTGGCGAGCAAAATCCGGCATATACATCTACCTATGTGTTTGACAATGACTTTGCCGCGCTAACCCCTGCGCCAGAACAAGAGGCTTTTATAGACGACGATCTCCTGATGGCCGAAACGGAAAGCGGCATTTGCCGGGTCATTTGTTTTTCTCCAGATCATAGCAAAACGCTCCCCGAATTGTCGCTGGCACAACTTCGCAGCGTTGTGGATACCTGGCAGGCGCAATACGAAGAACTGGGCAATCACCCCGAAATCAATTATGTTCAAATCTTCGAAAACAAAGGGGCTATGATGGGATGCAGTAACCCGCATCCCCATGGGCAAATCTGGGCCCAGCGCACTATACCCGATTTGCCGGCGACAGAAACTACTCAAATGCAAACGTACTTTGCACGCGAAGGAACTGATATGCTCGGAGATTATCTCGAGATAGAGCTTGAGCAAAAGCAACGGCTGGTTTGTAGCAATGACAGCTTTGTCGTGGTTGTACCCTTTTGGGCTGTATGGCCTTTTGAAACCCTCGTGCTGCCGAGGCGGGCAATGCAAAGCCTTGCATCAATTACTCCGCGTGAGAAAGACGATCTTGCTGATATTTTGAAACGGCTAACTACACGATACGACAACCTTTTTGGTATGTCTTTCCCTTATTCAGCCGGCATTCACCAGGCGCCAACAGACAACAAGCAGCATCCTGAGTGGCGCATGCATCTGCATTTCTATCCTCCCCTTTTGAGATCTGCAACGGTAAAGAAATTTATGGTGGGATATGAAATGCTGGGCATGGCGCAGCGTGATATCACCGCAGAAACCAGTGCTGCCCAACTGCGGGCGCTTTCTGAAAAGCATTACAAAAATCAAGCGGGAGCATGACCGTATTTGTCACAGGCGGTGCCGGCTATATCGGAAGCACCGTAGTTTCTGAACTAATTGCAGCCGGCTTTAAGGTTGTTGTATTCGACAACCTGTCCCAGGGCCATCGCGAAGCGGTACATCCTGACGCTGTTTTCTACAAAGGAGACCTTGCCGACAAGTCCAGCGTGGATAAAATATTCAGCGACTCCCAAATAGACGCGATCATGCACTTTGCATCGCGAACCCTCGTTGGCGAATCGATGGAATATCCCTTCCGCTATATCGGCGAAAATATCAGGAACGGACTGAACCTGATTGAGAGCGCGGCTGAGCACAACATCAAACGATTTATCCTGTCGTCAACCGCAAACCTTTTCGGGATGCCAGAAGAAATTCCGATCACGGAAGAGGCGTTGATAGCCCCGGGTAGCCCGTACGGAGAATCCAAATACGTACTAGAGCGCCTGCTCCAGTGGATGGATCGGTGCTGTGGCATGCGCTACGCTACCCTCCGGTATTTTAACGCTTGCGCGCAGCCTCTTCTTCCCTCGGGGAAGACCATAGTCCGGAAACCCATCTTATTCCGCTGGTCTTGCAAGTTGCACTGGGGCAACGCGACAAAATTTTTATTTATGGAGATGATTACGATACGCCGGATGGCACGTGTGTACGCGATTATGTTCATGTACTGGATCTGGCACAAGCCCATATCCTTGCTTTGCAAGCCCTTGAACAAGGCAGTGCCACGTACAACCTCGGCAATGGCAAAGGATTTAGCGTTCGAGAAGTTGTTGAAACTGCCCGGCGCGTCACAGGGCATCCTATTCCTGTTGAGATGGCGCCCCGCCGGCCCGGCGACCCGGCCATGCTGATAGCTGGCAGCCAAAAAATCCGTAAACGCCTGGGGTGGCAACCCCGCTATCCAGACTTGCGCGCGATCATAGAAAGCGCATGGCAATGGCATCAGCATCACCCAAACGGATTCAATAGCCAACAACCCTAGCCTGCAAAACACGAACGCCATGTCCTTGAAAGCCCGCCTTATCGCTGCATTTGAAGAGACCTATAATGCAGCACCCAACTTTGTCGTCCGGAGTCCCGGTCGGGTGAACCTGATTGGAGAGCATACGGACTATAACGATGGATTTGTCCTGCCAATGGCCATTGACCGTGCCGTATGGATTGCCTTTCGACCGCGTACAGACGGGCAGGTACACGTCAAATCGCTAGACTTCGATGCCACAGCATCATTCAGCCTCAACACCCTGTCTTATCAGGATGCCGGCTGGATTGAATACATTAAAGGAGTCGCCTGGGTGCTGCTAGACAAAGACTACACTCTAACCGGATGGGATGGCGTAATTGCAGGGGATGTCCCGGTTGGTGCCGGCCTATCTTCCAGCGCTGCATTGGAATTGGCGACGGCCCGCTGCTTTGCAGCCGTATCCGATTTCGACTGGGATCCCAAACAGATGGCCCTACTGGCACAGCATGCGGAGTGTGAATGGATTGGTATGCAATGCGGTGTAATGGACCAATTGATCGCGGCAGCCGGGCAAACAGACAAAGCGCTGCTTATCGATTGTGCGTCACTCGACATGCAGCCGGCCCCACTCCCGCCCGGTACGGCTGTTATTGTTATGGATACCTCAACGCGCAGACAACTTGTTGATTCTGCCTACAATGAGCGGCGCGCCAGTTGTGAATCGGTAGCGGCAGCGTTTGGCCTGCAAACCCTTCGACTTCTGGAGCCCGCGGCATTTGAAGCCCGATTCGACCAACTCGACCCGGTAGCCCGCCGACGCGCCAGGCACGTACTCGGAGAAAATGCACGAACCTTGTTAGCCGTGGAGGCCATGAAAGCAGGAGACGCAGCCACACTAGGCCGGTTGATGAATGAAAGCCATGCAAGCCTGCGTGATGATTTTGAGGTCTCTAGTCCGGCATTGGACCAAATGGCTGCGCTTGCGCAGGCCCATCCTGCGTGTTTTGGTGCGCGCATGACCGGGGCCGGCTTTGGCGGCTGTGCTGTTGCATTGGTTAAAGAAGGGCAGGCACCTGCTTTTGTAGCGCACATTTCATCTCGCTACCAAGCAGATACAGGCCATGAACCAAGCCTGTATTTGTGCAAAGCTACGGCTGGCACCACATTGATGCCCATGGCATAAACCCCATATTTAACCTACTGGTGAGTGCTGTACGATGCGGGTAGATTCGCGCAGCACCAGTGTTGCCCCTAAATTGATGGGGGGATGCGTTTTTTCAGGATCTTTGATCATGTCGAGCATACGCTCAAGTGCAAGGCCACCGATGTGGTATTTGTCGACACGGACACTACTTAAGGCCGGCGAGGACATCGCAGCAAACTGGATGTCGTCAAATCCGATGATCGAAACATCATCAGGCACAGCGAGGCCGTTATCGTGACAGGCGCGCAGGGCACCCAGCGCCATCAGGTCGTTGTAGGCAAAAATAGCCGAGATGTTTTTATCCCGTTTGAGCAACGTTTTTGTTGCTTCAAATCCCCCTTCAGCGGAAGGCGTTGAACCAATCACCTGGTCTTCTGTGATTTCCAAGTTGTGATATTTCAGTCGCTCCCAAAACCCTTGCACCCGCGGTTCAACGCTAAATGAGTAGTTCTTATTGGTGATCATTCCAATCCGGTGATGTCCTTCTTGCACAAAATGATCTACGGCAAGGTAAGCGCCTTGCACTTTGTCAACAATCACAGAACTGACATGGGGGTGTTCGAAATGGCGGTTAACAAAAACGAGGGGG comes from Bacteroidota bacterium and encodes:
- a CDS encoding DinB family protein encodes the protein MKDLAEVLRTLVEDTAPTLAALSEAVAEKPPAPGKWSPKEILGHLIDSASINHGRFVRAQLQETLVFDGYAQALWVELQGYAEADWQELVTFWRRYNLKIARLVERVPASVASQQRHPHSLHKIAWQTVPENESTTLAYLVEDYINHLRHHLRQIHNITGT
- a CDS encoding sodium:solute symporter, translating into METTISNIDLGIVVAYFMVVLVIGLWVASKTKTGDDLFLGGRSLTWGFIGLSLFASNISSSTIIGLAGAAYSTGISQSVYEWMTGIPLIIGALIFIPLYLRARITTIPEYLELRFDRRARVYFSMITVIFNLLVDVAAPLYAGAITLQLFFPEIGLWPMAMGLALIAGLYTALGGLKAVVYTDALQALILIIGCGTLAYKMFRDLGFSWDNVLAAVPEGHMSIVQPIDDASLPWPGLLLGVQLLGFWYWVTNQYIVQRVLGAKDIEHARWGAMLAGFLKVLPLFIMVIPGAMAIQLFPGLSNPDLVFPTALVNILPVGMIGLVLAGLIAAIMSSVDSTLNSASTLLVVDFIKPARPQITEAQVTRYGRIITLVLMVIAALWAPMIAQFGGIWAYIQQMFSVVVPPIAVLFLVGVFFKRGNAAGAIWTLFGGTAWSIATFLLAQVGLWNIHYTINVGITFAVSTAIFFIASYMTAPTDPEKVAAYTYHADLLKPSRSDLSWYQDYRVAASLLVAVMVVILVTLW
- a CDS encoding glycoside hydrolase family 36 protein; amino-acid sequence: MTDSQALRAVLPEVVVTGVANGCNVEVESSELGAGLFQYNIKLTAPEPQLPAPITLSWRIPAHNIQGMWTPDTLYEKRLRADWELETLDASVSRNAPVICLFGHDSANVHTFACSDALHATAMRAVVREEDGFVYCHVTLFTECLAPVTSEEVLLRIDSRPQPFSTALQDVAAWWAGFADKKPAPCPPAAHDPIYSTWYSYHQRITTEALIAECEACAPLGYKTIIVDDGWQTLDSQRGYDFTGDWNPDRFPDMAEFVRKVHAIGMKCMTWYAVPFVGKKSAAYARFKDKCLTHTHRWAPVLDPRFPEVRAYLIGKYTSALKDWDLDGFKLDFIDDFRVYEDTERSQVAGRDYACIYEAVDALLTGVMEQLRAIKPDVLIEFRQRYAGPVMRKYGNMFRAFDCPHDSVTNRLRTTDVRMLIGDSAVHADMVTWHYDEPVEIAALQLWNVLFAVPQLSVRMADVPAAHRQMIKTFTEFWIAHRDVLLFGQFEVQQPLANYPLLEAHTPTHCIAGIYQSMVYPLRAGAVVTDVINATDAHRIVLDAVDGPGTYTATVFDCMGNEISHAQCHLDAGVHAFDIPTAGRLRLER
- a CDS encoding UDP-glucose--hexose-1-phosphate uridylyltransferase, giving the protein MMTELAQRVHRRYNILEGRWVLVSPHRSNRPWQGQRETIDVTELPKHDATCYLCPGNTRASGEQNPAYTSTYVFDNDFAALTPAPEQEAFIDDDLLMAETESGICRVICFSPDHSKTLPELSLAQLRSVVDTWQAQYEELGNHPEINYVQIFENKGAMMGCSNPHPHGQIWAQRTIPDLPATETTQMQTYFAREGTDMLGDYLEIELEQKQRLVCSNDSFVVVVPFWAVWPFETLVLPRRAMQSLASITPREKDDLADILKRLTTRYDNLFGMSFPYSAGIHQAPTDNKQHPEWRMHLHFYPPLLRSATVKKFMVGYEMLGMAQRDITAETSAAQLRALSEKHYKNQAGA
- the galK gene encoding galactokinase; this translates as MSLKARLIAAFEETYNAAPNFVVRSPGRVNLIGEHTDYNDGFVLPMAIDRAVWIAFRPRTDGQVHVKSLDFDATASFSLNTLSYQDAGWIEYIKGVAWVLLDKDYTLTGWDGVIAGDVPVGAGLSSSAALELATARCFAAVSDFDWDPKQMALLAQHAECEWIGMQCGVMDQLIAAAGQTDKALLIDCASLDMQPAPLPPGTAVIVMDTSTRRQLVDSAYNERRASCESVAAAFGLQTLRLLEPAAFEARFDQLDPVARRRARHVLGENARTLLAVEAMKAGDAATLGRLMNESHASLRDDFEVSSPALDQMAALAQAHPACFGARMTGAGFGGCAVALVKEGQAPAFVAHISSRYQADTGHEPSLYLCKATAGTTLMPMA
- a CDS encoding LacI family DNA-binding transcriptional regulator codes for the protein MKRRVTLGDVARAVGVSMQTVSRAVNNKGEISPKTRERIMQTVQELGYRPNRLARAMSTQQTNLVGLIVPDITNPYFPEVMRGVQDKALANDYTVLACNSDDQPEAELGIIELLASHGVDGIITLSSKVREGILAKFVETFRPLVFVNRHFEHPHVSSVIVDKVQGAYLAVDHFVQEGHHRIGMITNKNYSFSVEPRVQGFWERLKYHNLEITEDQVIGSTPSAEGGFEATKTLLKRDKNISAIFAYNDLMALGALRACHDNGLAVPDDVSIIGFDDIQFAAMSSPALSSVRVDKYHIGGLALERMLDMIKDPEKTHPPINLGATLVLRESTRIVQHSPVG